The Zingiber officinale cultivar Zhangliang chromosome 9A, Zo_v1.1, whole genome shotgun sequence genome window below encodes:
- the LOC122021827 gene encoding myosin-9-like, which produces MYWDDKYGTQSVTSEIISSMRLVMAEGSNNSSNNSFLLDDDSSIPFLVDDISKSMTEIDIADIDPPPFLCQSSGFAFLAQ; this is translated from the exons ATGTACTGGGATGACAAGTATGGCACGCAGAGTGTTACATCAGAG ATCATTTCAAGTATGAGACTTGTGATGGCCGAGGGCTCAAATAATTCTTCCAATAATTCTTTCTTGTTAGATGATGATTCCAG CATTCCATTTTTGGTCGATGATATCTCAAAGTCAATGACAGAAATAGATATAGCAGATATCGATCCACCGCCTTTCCTTTGTCAGAGTTCGGGCTTTGCATTTTTGGCACAATGA